In Acidobacteriota bacterium, one DNA window encodes the following:
- a CDS encoding CoA-binding protein yields the protein MQSPDPHPPEVMKLLEQKGPQTRIAVVGASNNPEKYGNIIVRNLAGKGYTVLPVNPREQTIAGLTAYANLAQVPGPIHIVTMVTPPPVTLKVLEQVAELGLENVWLQEGSFDDQVLAYAAGAPFRTVYDACIMVVSNY from the coding sequence ATGCAGAGTCCAGACCCCCACCCCCCCGAGGTGATGAAGCTGCTCGAGCAAAAGGGTCCCCAGACCCGTATCGCCGTGGTCGGCGCCAGCAACAACCCCGAGAAATACGGCAACATCATCGTGCGCAACCTGGCGGGCAAGGGCTACACCGTGCTTCCGGTCAACCCGCGGGAGCAGACCATCGCCGGCCTGACCGCGTACGCGAACCTGGCCCAGGTGCCCGGGCCGATCCACATCGTCACCATGGTCACGCCTCCGCCGGTGACGCTCAAGGTGCTCGAGCAGGTGGCCGAACTGGGCCTCGAGAACGTCTGGCTGCAGGAGGGCAGCTTCGACGACCAGGTGCTGGCCTACGCGGCCGGGGCCCCCTTCCGCACGGTTTACGACGCCTGCATCATGGTGGTCAGCAACTACTAG
- a CDS encoding amidase, translating to MRLSPPLLLLEVAFGLLLTLGCAGTDHVESAGRDALPPAARSATQWAAMLERGEVTSEQIVAACLARIEALDGEVHAVIATDPGALEQARVLDAERRDGRVRGPLHGIPVLLKDNIESAGPLPTTAGSLALRENVTGRDAPLVARLREAGLVILGKTNLSEWANFRSERSSSGWSAVGGQTRNPHDPTRSPCGSSSGSAAAVAAGMVPLAVGTETDGSVVCPASVNGVVGIKPTVGLVSRRGIVPISHSQDTAGPMARTVEDAALLLEAMIGADPHDPVTALAEQARGWRLVRGAAPGSLVGRRIGVLRSATGYHDRVDRLFEQALEDLRAAGAEIVDGLGFEPPEGFAEASYEVLLYEFHHDLDAYLATLPDPRLAALTLEDLVAFNRKHAAEEMPWFGQEIFEKALARGELTEPTYIEASNLVRRATRREGIDGLIARHRLDALVAPTTAPAWKIDLVDGDHYLGGLSSYPAIAGYPHLTVPMGRVHGLPVGLSIIGGALSEPVLVDIARAYGSLRPVAEAAGEASP from the coding sequence ATGCGCCTGTCGCCCCCGCTGTTGCTCCTAGAAGTCGCTTTCGGCCTTCTTCTGACCCTCGGCTGCGCCGGGACGGACCACGTCGAGTCCGCGGGGCGTGACGCCCTTCCGCCGGCGGCCCGCAGTGCCACGCAGTGGGCCGCCATGCTGGAGCGGGGCGAGGTCACCTCCGAGCAAATCGTCGCCGCGTGCCTGGCCCGCATCGAGGCGCTCGACGGCGAAGTGCACGCGGTCATCGCCACCGATCCCGGTGCCCTCGAGCAGGCTCGCGTCCTCGACGCGGAGCGGCGCGACGGCCGTGTGCGGGGTCCGCTCCACGGTATTCCCGTACTGCTCAAGGACAACATCGAAAGCGCGGGTCCCCTGCCGACCACGGCGGGATCCCTGGCCTTGCGCGAGAACGTCACGGGCCGCGACGCGCCCCTGGTGGCCCGCCTGCGGGAGGCCGGGTTGGTGATCCTGGGCAAGACCAATCTCAGCGAGTGGGCCAACTTCCGTTCGGAGCGATCGTCGAGTGGCTGGAGCGCCGTGGGCGGGCAGACCCGCAATCCCCACGATCCGACCCGCTCGCCTTGCGGGTCGAGTTCGGGCTCCGCGGCGGCCGTCGCCGCCGGCATGGTTCCGCTGGCGGTGGGGACCGAGACCGATGGGTCGGTGGTCTGCCCCGCGTCGGTCAATGGCGTGGTGGGGATCAAGCCCACCGTGGGGCTGGTCAGTCGGCGGGGCATCGTCCCCATCTCGCACAGCCAGGATACGGCCGGGCCCATGGCACGCACCGTTGAGGACGCGGCCCTGCTGCTCGAGGCGATGATCGGCGCCGATCCCCACGATCCGGTCACAGCCCTCGCGGAGCAGGCTCGCGGCTGGCGGCTGGTCCGGGGAGCCGCCCCGGGTTCGCTGGTCGGCCGGCGAATCGGGGTGTTGCGTTCGGCGACCGGCTACCACGACCGGGTGGACCGGCTTTTCGAGCAGGCCCTGGAAGATCTGCGCGCCGCGGGCGCCGAGATCGTGGATGGGCTCGGCTTCGAGCCTCCCGAGGGTTTCGCCGAGGCCTCCTACGAGGTCCTGCTCTACGAGTTCCATCACGACCTCGACGCCTACCTCGCGACGCTTCCCGACCCGCGCCTGGCGGCCCTCACGCTCGAGGACCTGGTGGCCTTCAACCGGAAGCACGCCGCCGAGGAGATGCCCTGGTTCGGTCAGGAGATTTTCGAGAAAGCGCTGGCCAGGGGAGAGCTGACCGAGCCGACCTACATCGAGGCGTCGAATCTGGTGCGGCGGGCCACCCGGCGGGAGGGCATCGACGGGCTGATCGCCCGGCATCGACTCGACGCCCTGGTCGCTCCCACCACGGCTCCCGCCTGGAAGATCGACCTGGTCGATGGTGACCACTACCTCGGCGGCCTGTCCAGCTACCCGGCGATCGCCGGGTATCCCCATCTCACCGTGCCCATGGGACGTGTCCACGGACTTCCGGTGGGCCTGTCGATCATCGGCGGGGCGCTCAGCGAGCCCGTCCTGGTGGACATCGCCCGCGCCTATGGCAGTTTGCGTCCGGTCGCCGAAGCCGCCGGTGAGGCGTCGCCATGA
- a CDS encoding HAD-IA family hydrolase produces the protein MSLDVLAAKDVILLDAGGTLIGLDYDAVRGAVGPAGARLADEALELAEARARRWADEAIRRRLTPRELWDGYFSRVLSGAGLEPGAIPAALEALWSANRRQGLWRRPLPGVGWALEALHRSGRRLAVVSNAEGQVEADLRAAGLSRWLETVVDSHLVGVAKPDPEIFAIALRRLGVGAEQAFYVGDVPAFDVEGARRAGLPAVLIDPWGVHEDCDAVRIASLAALPALLGGE, from the coding sequence GTGAGTCTCGACGTCCTGGCGGCCAAAGACGTCATCCTTCTCGATGCGGGGGGGACCCTCATCGGTCTGGACTACGACGCCGTTCGTGGCGCGGTCGGTCCGGCGGGAGCAAGGCTTGCCGACGAGGCCTTGGAACTTGCCGAGGCCAGGGCCCGTCGCTGGGCGGACGAGGCGATCCGGCGGCGGCTCACGCCCCGCGAGCTGTGGGACGGCTATTTTTCCCGGGTGCTCTCGGGGGCCGGCTTGGAGCCCGGGGCGATTCCCGCCGCCCTGGAGGCCCTGTGGTCGGCCAATCGTCGGCAGGGGCTCTGGCGCCGCCCCCTGCCCGGTGTGGGGTGGGCCCTCGAGGCACTGCATCGCTCGGGCCGCCGCCTGGCGGTGGTCAGCAACGCCGAGGGGCAGGTGGAGGCCGATCTGCGGGCGGCCGGGCTGTCCCGGTGGCTGGAGACCGTGGTCGATTCCCACCTGGTGGGTGTGGCCAAGCCGGATCCGGAGATCTTCGCCATCGCTCTCCGGCGCCTCGGTGTCGGCGCCGAGCAGGCTTTCTACGTCGGCGATGTCCCCGCCTTCGACGTGGAAGGCGCGCGTCGGGCGGGTCTGCCCGCGGTGCTGATCGACCCCTGGGGCGTTCACGAGGACTGCGATGCCGTGCGCATCGCGTCCCTGGCGGCTCTCCCGGCCCTCCTCGGCGGGGAGTAG
- a CDS encoding TolC family protein gives MQIRSCLLLVASLAVAAPADGTDGSRPPSTLDGRQAVALALANHPRLRGQRERLAEFRALRGQALSRALPQVDAGLSTVRSRDPGLLNSPNFSSLADGGDGLPGFDASFLRPIPVTLYDYRLNVEQTIYAFGRISAAVRAAATREEQIRLEIRAAEIETARQVVTALYDLALAEARLEVLAAERAAREKQVEQAEDFLDIGTGTRLSLLQARSALAALRPREIAARGEVDTARVRLNEALGRGALEPVETTGRELSDARLPELPPLDALLAAAARRPDLAALQTERKALDHEHQVWRAGLLPDLKFSGSWGISTIFTEELLNADFSSWNAGVFFEWTLFDGRQTRYKLAELRSRKRQNEWSEKTRLGEIERDLARAAAEYRRARMAADAALDSVALAEETLRVAQANHAWGAATTLDLLLGHQGLRAARFEQLTAVHDALVALADVHAMVGRLPFQPLLEEASR, from the coding sequence ATGCAAATCCGCTCCTGCTTGCTGCTCGTCGCCTCGCTGGCGGTTGCGGCACCGGCCGACGGCACCGACGGCAGCCGGCCCCCTTCCACTCTCGACGGTCGCCAGGCCGTGGCCCTGGCCCTGGCGAACCATCCGCGGCTGCGGGGCCAGCGAGAGCGCCTGGCCGAGTTTCGGGCCCTGCGGGGCCAGGCTCTCTCCCGCGCCCTGCCCCAGGTCGACGCGGGCCTGTCCACCGTGCGCAGCCGGGATCCGGGCCTGCTCAACTCGCCGAACTTTTCTTCCCTCGCCGACGGCGGCGACGGCCTGCCCGGCTTCGACGCCTCGTTCCTCCGGCCGATCCCCGTCACGCTCTACGACTACCGCCTCAACGTGGAGCAGACGATCTACGCCTTCGGACGCATCAGCGCCGCCGTGCGGGCCGCCGCAACCCGCGAGGAGCAGATTCGGCTGGAGATCCGCGCCGCCGAAATCGAGACCGCCCGGCAGGTGGTCACCGCCCTCTACGACCTGGCGCTGGCCGAAGCCCGCCTCGAGGTGCTGGCCGCCGAGCGCGCGGCGCGGGAAAAGCAAGTCGAACAGGCCGAGGACTTCCTCGACATCGGCACGGGCACGCGCCTGTCCCTGCTTCAGGCCCGCTCGGCCCTGGCCGCCCTGCGTCCCCGGGAAATCGCGGCCCGCGGCGAAGTGGACACGGCCCGGGTGCGACTCAACGAGGCCCTCGGACGCGGCGCCCTGGAACCTGTCGAGACCACCGGGAGAGAACTCAGCGACGCGCGACTCCCGGAACTGCCGCCCCTGGACGCACTGCTGGCGGCGGCGGCCCGGCGACCGGATCTCGCCGCCCTGCAGACCGAGCGGAAAGCCCTGGACCACGAACACCAGGTCTGGCGCGCCGGCCTGCTGCCCGACCTGAAGTTCAGCGGCTCGTGGGGCATCAGCACCATCTTCACCGAAGAACTGCTCAACGCGGACTTCTCCAGTTGGAACGCGGGCGTCTTCTTCGAGTGGACCCTCTTCGACGGCCGCCAGACCCGCTACAAGCTGGCGGAGCTGCGGTCCCGGAAGCGACAAAACGAGTGGAGCGAAAAGACACGTCTCGGCGAGATCGAGCGCGACCTGGCCCGGGCGGCGGCGGAGTACCGGCGGGCCCGCATGGCGGCCGACGCGGCCCTGGACTCGGTGGCACTCGCCGAGGAGACCCTCCGGGTGGCCCAGGCCAACCACGCGTGGGGAGCCGCCACCACCCTCGACCTGCTGCTCGGGCACCAGGGCCTGCGCGCCGCCCGTTTCGAGCAGTTGACGGCGGTGCACGACGCCCTGGTCGCCCTGGCCGATGTTCACGCCATGGTGGGCCGACTGCCCTTCCAGCCCCTGCTCGAGGAGGCGTCCCGATGA
- a CDS encoding efflux RND transporter periplasmic adaptor subunit, whose amino-acid sequence MKTALAAGALLALSVLAACPSSPESATAAAPLPAPKTADHRDTRIRVRTLTLAPAPFEEFLDVSGTLEPVKDALVASEMGGLVREVLFEKGQAVREGQVLARVGDDLAEARLDQARADLMAAEANYQKTSRLFERQAVPQQDLVAATSRRDRAQAVVREMEIRLERAVIRSPLDGIAADRRVDPGEVIAPSTPIALVQRLDPLKVACRVPDTEIGWLRRGTPARVTMDAWPDQVLEARVGYVAESAGAEPRSFLVEVELPNPGRRMIPGLVARVQLLRRRLEQALVIPIDALVTTDTGHVAYVVEQCRARRIPVAMRAVAGDRVLVDGGGLDFGMRLVVDGQRDLGPGREVIAEGCE is encoded by the coding sequence ATGAAAACCGCCCTCGCTGCCGGCGCCCTGCTCGCGTTGTCCGTGCTGGCCGCCTGTCCCTCCTCACCCGAATCCGCCACGGCGGCCGCGCCCCTGCCGGCGCCGAAGACCGCCGATCACCGGGACACGCGCATCCGTGTCCGCACCCTCACCCTGGCCCCCGCGCCTTTCGAAGAGTTCCTCGACGTCAGCGGCACCCTCGAGCCGGTCAAGGACGCCCTGGTGGCTTCGGAGATGGGTGGCCTGGTGCGGGAAGTGCTCTTCGAAAAGGGCCAGGCGGTACGCGAGGGCCAGGTCCTGGCCAGGGTGGGCGACGACCTGGCCGAGGCGCGCCTGGACCAGGCCCGGGCCGACCTGATGGCCGCCGAGGCCAACTACCAGAAGACCAGCCGGCTCTTCGAGCGCCAGGCGGTCCCCCAGCAGGACCTGGTGGCGGCGACTTCCCGGCGCGACCGGGCGCAGGCCGTGGTGCGGGAGATGGAAATACGTCTCGAGCGGGCGGTGATCCGCTCACCCCTGGACGGTATCGCGGCCGACCGCCGGGTGGATCCCGGCGAGGTCATCGCCCCGTCCACGCCGATCGCCCTCGTCCAGCGCCTCGACCCGCTGAAGGTCGCCTGCCGGGTTCCGGACACGGAGATCGGCTGGCTGCGCCGCGGAACCCCCGCCCGGGTGACCATGGACGCCTGGCCCGACCAGGTGCTCGAGGCGCGAGTCGGCTACGTGGCAGAGTCGGCCGGCGCCGAGCCGCGCTCCTTTCTCGTCGAGGTGGAACTGCCCAACCCGGGGCGACGCATGATCCCCGGCCTGGTGGCACGGGTGCAGTTGCTGCGGCGTCGGCTGGAACAGGCCCTGGTGATCCCCATCGACGCGCTGGTGACCACCGACACGGGCCACGTCGCCTACGTGGTCGAACAGTGTCGGGCACGGCGGATTCCGGTGGCGATGCGAGCCGTGGCGGGCGACCGGGTGCTGGTCGACGGCGGCGGACTGGACTTCGGCATGCGCCTGGTGGTCGACGGCCAGCGGGATCTCGGACCCGGCCGGGAAGTCATCGCGGAGGGCTGCGAGTGA
- a CDS encoding DUF4126 domain-containing protein, which translates to MTEIGTLGVLGQVLAGVSLAACCGLRAFLPPFVLGLAVRLGATDLIFGGAFTLHPSFGWLSSTPALVVFGAAVVFETLADKVPVIDHLLDAVETAVRPLAGLLVVAASLRELDPLPAAVVGLLLGGTVAGGIHLGKSKIRVLSTLGTGGLASPLISFFEDVAALVGSLLAVLASVVAVALIVFGVGLTIYLLRRFYRRVGRLQRDLGRD; encoded by the coding sequence ATGACCGAGATCGGCACGCTCGGAGTGCTGGGGCAGGTGCTGGCGGGAGTCAGTCTCGCGGCCTGCTGCGGGCTGAGAGCCTTTCTGCCCCCCTTCGTGCTCGGTCTGGCCGTACGCCTGGGGGCGACGGACCTGATCTTCGGCGGCGCGTTCACGCTGCATCCGTCTTTCGGGTGGTTGTCGAGCACGCCGGCCCTCGTGGTCTTCGGCGCGGCGGTCGTCTTCGAGACCCTGGCCGACAAGGTGCCGGTGATCGACCACCTGCTCGACGCGGTCGAGACCGCGGTGCGTCCCCTGGCGGGGCTGCTGGTGGTCGCCGCTTCCCTGCGGGAACTCGACCCCCTGCCGGCGGCCGTGGTGGGTCTGCTGCTGGGCGGGACGGTGGCCGGTGGGATCCACCTGGGGAAATCCAAGATTCGCGTGCTCTCGACCCTCGGTACCGGGGGCCTGGCTTCCCCGCTGATCTCCTTCTTCGAAGACGTGGCGGCCCTGGTCGGATCGCTTCTCGCCGTGCTGGCCAGCGTCGTTGCGGTGGCGCTGATCGTCTTCGGCGTGGGGCTGACGATCTACCTGCTGCGGCGTTTCTATCGCCGCGTCGGTCGCCTGCAGCGGGACCTGGGGCGGGACTGA
- a CDS encoding mercuric reductase: MAAFEPLDQHNLALAHSVRPPGWVHPEPRGRYNLVVLGGGTAGLVTAAAAAGLGARVALVERKWLGGDCLNVGCVPSKAMIRSARAVAAARRASRFGLPDAVAGEVDFGAVMERMRRLRARLAPHDGAERFRELGIDVFFGEGRFVGPRRVEVDGTRLDFARAVIATGARAAVPSIPGLESAGYLTYETLFSLTERPRRLGVIGAGPVGCEMAQAFARLGSEVVLVETGHGILPREDREAAAWVQAAMERDGVRLLCCGKDLAVVSGSGGPRLTVRSHGRSCEVEVDRIFVAVGRVPRVEGLGLEAAGVESGPQGVVVDDRLRTSNRAIFAAGDICSRYRFTHAADAMARIVVRNALFAGREKASALVMPWCTYTSPELAHVGLTAEQARERGEPVRTVRVPMADVDRAVLDGETEGFVKVHHRGGSDRILGATIVAARAGELISGISVALHAGAGLATLSRSIHPYPTQGEVLRRVGDAWNRTRLTPRLRRVFAAWLAWRRR, translated from the coding sequence ATGGCCGCGTTCGAGCCCCTCGATCAGCACAACCTGGCCCTGGCCCACAGCGTTCGCCCGCCGGGATGGGTCCATCCCGAGCCCCGTGGCCGGTACAACCTGGTGGTGCTTGGTGGGGGTACCGCGGGCCTGGTCACTGCGGCGGCCGCCGCCGGCCTGGGCGCGCGGGTCGCCCTGGTCGAGCGCAAGTGGCTCGGTGGCGACTGCCTGAACGTGGGTTGCGTGCCTTCCAAGGCGATGATCCGCAGCGCTCGCGCGGTCGCGGCGGCGCGGCGGGCGTCCCGTTTCGGCTTGCCGGACGCGGTGGCCGGAGAGGTGGACTTCGGCGCGGTGATGGAGCGCATGCGGCGCTTGCGAGCCCGGCTCGCGCCTCACGACGGCGCCGAGCGATTCCGTGAACTGGGCATCGATGTCTTCTTCGGCGAGGGGCGCTTCGTCGGGCCGCGGCGAGTCGAGGTGGACGGCACGCGGCTGGATTTTGCGCGGGCGGTCATCGCCACCGGTGCCCGCGCCGCCGTTCCGTCGATACCGGGTCTCGAGTCGGCGGGCTACCTGACCTACGAGACCCTCTTCTCGCTGACCGAGCGGCCCCGCCGGTTGGGCGTCATCGGAGCGGGTCCCGTCGGCTGCGAGATGGCCCAGGCCTTCGCGCGGCTGGGCAGCGAGGTGGTGCTGGTGGAGACCGGCCACGGGATCTTGCCCCGGGAAGATCGCGAGGCGGCCGCGTGGGTGCAGGCGGCCATGGAGAGGGATGGCGTTCGCCTGCTTTGCTGCGGGAAGGACCTGGCGGTCGTCTCCGGCTCCGGTGGACCCCGTTTGACAGTGCGGAGCCATGGCCGCTCCTGTGAGGTGGAAGTGGATCGGATTTTCGTCGCGGTGGGCCGTGTGCCCCGTGTGGAGGGCCTGGGCCTCGAGGCGGCGGGAGTCGAATCCGGACCGCAAGGAGTGGTCGTCGACGACCGGCTGCGCACCAGCAACCGGGCGATTTTCGCCGCCGGCGACATCTGCTCGCGCTACAGGTTCACCCATGCGGCGGATGCCATGGCCCGCATCGTGGTACGCAATGCCCTGTTCGCCGGTCGGGAGAAAGCCAGCGCGCTGGTCATGCCCTGGTGCACCTACACTTCCCCGGAGTTGGCTCACGTGGGACTCACCGCCGAGCAGGCGCGGGAGCGTGGGGAGCCGGTGAGGACCGTCCGGGTGCCGATGGCCGACGTGGACCGCGCGGTGCTCGACGGGGAGACGGAAGGCTTCGTCAAGGTCCATCACCGCGGAGGAAGCGATCGCATCCTCGGTGCGACGATCGTGGCGGCGCGGGCCGGAGAGCTGATCTCGGGGATCAGTGTCGCGCTGCATGCCGGTGCCGGTCTGGCGACCCTCTCCCGCTCGATTCACCCCTACCCCACCCAGGGCGAGGTGCTGCGCCGGGTGGGGGACGCCTGGAACCGCACCCGCCTGACGCCGCGCCTGCGGCGGGTTTTCGCGGCGTGGCTGGCCTGGCGCCGCCGGTGA
- a CDS encoding efflux RND transporter permease subunit gives MSGLTALALKRPLTIYVLMAIVVLAGLSTYIALPRESFPEIKIPLILVSTSYPGTAPSDMESQVTRKIELELKGLSGLKELRSTSYDGNSVIEVEFNPEVDLDTALQKVREGVDRARPELPEEVDDPTLTDIDFSRTPIMIVTLAGDFGIDRLKQIADDLKDELEAIAGVNLVRIVGGRDREVHVFADPQRLAAYGLGLTDLVETIAREHLTVPGGDVDLGRLNFLVRIPAEVQRPEDIGAFVISVQGGQTIRVRDVAQVLYGFEEETTRARLNGRAAISMTVEKRTGANIIEVARRVRERVDALRRTLPASAEVEVVADQSEDIEAMVRELENNVLSGLALVLAVLFVAMGWRPAVIVAAAIPFSMLISFLVIAGLGYTLNMVVLFSMVLVLGMLVDNAVVTVENIYRHRELGDSALDAARAGTSEVTMPIIASTATTLCAFAPMLVWPGIIGEFMKYLPVTLIIGLSSSLFVALVFNPTIARGLLTAPRSSGKSAPSPGRGLALYRRALVTALDPGPEVRFFFLRNWLLLGVFFAGLAASTALLLAAMLLGFEPPAALIVVPAAVAAGAFALQGLAWLFSLPAPFFGRRTWITDNRARVLYSMGLLLVGTILAYGELGSGTELFPDPEPRAIWIDFEFPPGTNLEAQDALVRRVEALTADTADLDDMVTNVGSTGIALEPGTGGGASNLSRISLNLLKYHERRQSSLLTLEQVRRTVAGWTGARITIDRPQEGPPTGKPVELRLIGEDYEALADLADRLRDRLETLPGLYNVDHDFDPGYPELQIHVDREEAVRAGTHTQEVALAIRTALAGTEVAKFRTGEDEYKITVRFPPSRRRSADPIADLAVIDEQGKVIPLRSLVRVEATAGPAAIRRVDLKRVITLEADVDHAAGYRDPDLRRQVAEVIETMEVPQGVRWEFAGSNQEEEESKTFLSRAFVVALLLIGLILVTEFDSLVTPLTILVSVMLSLIGVLWGLIVTGMPFGIIMTGIGVISLAGIVVNNAIVLCDFIFQQRRQGAGRREAIVAAGLTRLRPVLLTAVTTILGLIPLTTGINFDFFSGELLLGGESSDWWGPMGVAVIFGLAAATVLTLIVVPVTYDVLAGAVESRRPRRP, from the coding sequence GTGAGCGGCCTGACCGCACTGGCTCTCAAGCGCCCCCTGACGATCTACGTGCTGATGGCCATCGTGGTTCTGGCCGGGCTGTCGACCTACATCGCCCTGCCCCGCGAGTCCTTCCCCGAAATCAAGATCCCGCTGATCCTGGTCAGCACCTCCTATCCCGGCACGGCCCCTTCCGACATGGAAAGCCAGGTCACCCGCAAGATCGAGCTGGAACTCAAGGGGCTGTCGGGACTCAAGGAGCTGCGCTCCACCTCCTACGACGGCAACTCGGTGATCGAGGTCGAATTCAACCCGGAGGTCGATCTGGACACCGCCCTGCAGAAGGTGCGTGAAGGCGTCGACCGGGCCCGGCCCGAGCTGCCCGAAGAGGTGGACGACCCGACCCTCACCGATATCGACTTCTCCCGGACACCGATCATGATCGTCACCCTGGCGGGCGATTTCGGCATCGATCGCCTCAAGCAGATCGCCGACGATCTGAAGGACGAACTCGAGGCGATCGCCGGGGTCAACCTGGTGCGGATCGTGGGCGGCCGGGACCGGGAAGTGCACGTCTTCGCCGATCCCCAGCGCCTGGCGGCCTACGGCCTGGGCCTGACCGACCTGGTGGAGACCATCGCCCGGGAGCACCTGACCGTGCCCGGCGGCGACGTGGACCTGGGGCGGCTGAACTTCCTGGTGCGCATTCCCGCCGAGGTGCAGCGCCCGGAAGACATCGGCGCCTTCGTCATCAGTGTCCAGGGCGGGCAGACGATCCGCGTGCGGGACGTGGCCCAGGTGCTCTACGGCTTCGAAGAGGAGACGACCCGGGCCCGGCTCAACGGTCGGGCGGCCATCTCGATGACCGTGGAGAAGCGTACCGGGGCGAACATCATCGAAGTCGCCCGCAGGGTGCGCGAGCGGGTCGACGCCCTGCGCCGAACCCTGCCCGCCAGCGCCGAAGTCGAAGTGGTGGCCGACCAGTCGGAAGACATCGAGGCGATGGTGCGGGAACTCGAGAACAACGTGCTCTCGGGCCTGGCGCTGGTACTGGCCGTGCTCTTCGTGGCCATGGGCTGGCGCCCGGCGGTGATCGTCGCGGCGGCCATTCCCTTCTCGATGCTGATCTCCTTCCTGGTCATCGCCGGACTGGGCTACACCCTCAACATGGTCGTGCTCTTCTCGATGGTGCTGGTGCTGGGCATGCTGGTGGACAACGCGGTGGTCACCGTGGAGAACATCTACCGCCACCGGGAGTTGGGCGACTCGGCCCTCGACGCCGCGCGGGCGGGCACCTCCGAGGTGACGATGCCGATCATCGCCTCGACAGCCACCACTCTCTGCGCCTTCGCACCGATGCTGGTCTGGCCGGGCATCATCGGCGAGTTCATGAAGTACCTGCCGGTGACCCTGATCATCGGCCTGTCGTCGAGCCTCTTCGTCGCCCTGGTCTTCAACCCGACCATCGCCCGGGGACTGCTGACCGCCCCGCGATCGTCGGGCAAGAGCGCGCCGTCGCCGGGTCGGGGCCTGGCGCTCTATCGCCGGGCGCTCGTCACCGCTCTCGACCCCGGGCCGGAAGTCCGCTTCTTCTTCCTCCGCAACTGGCTGTTGCTGGGGGTCTTCTTCGCGGGTCTCGCCGCATCCACAGCGCTGCTGCTGGCGGCCATGCTGCTGGGCTTCGAGCCTCCGGCCGCCCTGATCGTCGTCCCCGCCGCCGTGGCGGCTGGCGCGTTCGCGCTCCAGGGTCTCGCCTGGCTGTTCTCGCTCCCCGCCCCGTTCTTCGGCCGCCGCACCTGGATCACCGACAACCGGGCCCGGGTGCTCTATTCCATGGGCCTGCTGCTGGTGGGGACGATCCTCGCCTACGGCGAACTGGGATCGGGAACCGAACTGTTCCCGGACCCCGAACCCCGCGCGATCTGGATCGACTTCGAGTTCCCCCCCGGCACCAACCTCGAGGCCCAGGACGCCCTGGTACGCCGCGTGGAAGCCCTGACCGCCGATACGGCCGACCTGGACGACATGGTGACCAACGTGGGCTCGACCGGGATCGCCCTCGAGCCGGGTACGGGAGGCGGCGCCTCGAACCTCAGCCGCATTTCCCTGAACCTGCTCAAGTACCACGAGCGCCGCCAGAGTTCCCTGCTCACCCTCGAGCAGGTCCGCAGGACAGTCGCCGGATGGACCGGCGCCCGCATCACCATCGACCGGCCCCAGGAAGGCCCACCGACGGGCAAACCCGTCGAACTGCGACTGATCGGCGAGGACTACGAAGCCCTGGCCGACCTGGCCGACCGGCTGAGGGATCGACTCGAAACCCTGCCGGGCCTGTACAACGTGGACCACGACTTCGACCCGGGCTATCCCGAGTTGCAGATTCACGTGGACCGGGAAGAGGCCGTTCGGGCGGGAACCCATACCCAGGAGGTGGCACTGGCGATCCGCACGGCCCTGGCCGGCACCGAGGTGGCCAAGTTCCGCACCGGCGAGGACGAGTACAAGATCACCGTGCGCTTTCCGCCTTCCCGGCGGCGCAGCGCCGACCCCATCGCGGATCTCGCGGTGATCGATGAGCAGGGCAAAGTGATCCCCCTGCGCAGCCTGGTGCGGGTGGAGGCCACCGCGGGTCCCGCCGCGATTCGCCGCGTCGATCTCAAGCGGGTCATCACCCTCGAGGCGGACGTGGATCACGCTGCGGGCTACCGCGATCCGGATCTCCGCCGGCAGGTCGCCGAGGTGATCGAAACGATGGAAGTTCCCCAGGGGGTGCGCTGGGAATTCGCCGGCTCGAACCAGGAAGAAGAAGAATCGAAGACATTCCTCTCCCGGGCCTTCGTCGTCGCCCTGCTGCTGATCGGCCTGATTCTCGTCACCGAGTTCGATTCCCTGGTCACCCCCCTGACGATCCTGGTCTCGGTGATGCTCAGCCTGATCGGCGTCCTCTGGGGCCTGATCGTGACGGGCATGCCCTTCGGCATCATCATGACCGGCATCGGAGTGATCTCCCTGGCGGGGATCGTGGTCAACAACGCCATCGTTCTCTGCGACTTCATCTTCCAGCAACGCCGGCAGGGCGCCGGCCGCCGCGAGGCGATCGTGGCGGCGGGGCTGACCCGCCTGCGGCCGGTTCTGCTGACGGCGGTCACCACCATCCTGGGCCTGATTCCCCTGACCACGGGGATCAATTTCGACTTCTTCAGCGGCGAACTGCTGCTGGGCGGCGAATCCTCCGACTGGTGGGGACCGATGGGGGTCGCGGTGATCTTCGGCCTGGCGGCGGCGACCGTCCTGACCCTGATCGTCGTCCCGGTGACCTACGACGTGCTGGCCGGGGCGGTGGAGTCCCGCCGACCCCGCCGCCCCTGA